The Pedobacter roseus genome contains a region encoding:
- a CDS encoding cellulase N-terminal Ig-like domain-containing protein, whose amino-acid sequence MKNKYFLTIALLSISCFLISFTSDKRKHEQTWIRINLLGYPTKGIKVAVWASKTDETPARFEIVEKETGKVVYTSSRIKPFGSYGPFKQTARLNFSDFNKQGNFYIRANGITSPCC is encoded by the coding sequence ATGAAAAATAAGTACTTTTTAACAATCGCTTTGCTCAGTATTTCGTGTTTTCTGATTTCATTTACCAGTGATAAAAGAAAGCATGAACAGACCTGGATCAGGATCAATCTGCTGGGCTACCCTACCAAAGGTATCAAAGTAGCAGTATGGGCAAGTAAAACAGATGAAACACCTGCGCGCTTTGAGATTGTAGAAAAAGAAACGGGTAAAGTCGTTTATACCTCAAGCCGCATTAAGCCATTTGGCAGTTACGGTCCTTTTAAGCAAACCGCCCGGTTGAACTTCAGCGATTTTAACAAGCAGGGGAATTTTTACATCAGGGCAAATGGCATTACATCCCCCTGCTGTTAA
- a CDS encoding glycoside hydrolase family 9 protein, giving the protein MRQQRSGFNPYLKDSCHTHDGFVLYGAKAGIKDSTHFDASGGWHDASDYLQYSTTTANATYHLLMAYRDFPQVFGDKQQANGLAGKNGRADILDEAKWGLDWLLKMHPKKKIMFNQLADDRDHISMRIPKEDSQYGKGFERPLYFITGEPQQRGKFMNNTTGTSSTAAKFTSAFNLGSVLFKPVDPNYAQLLVKKAKTAYQFALQKPGVTQTASVKSPYIYAEDNWVDDMELAEASFNFGRKKVEQKKIDRALQYAKQESITPWLQRDTAAHYQYYPFINLGHYEVARQEKGTTAINYYKKGIEEVWNRAKNNAFYRGIPFIWCSNNLTVAFAMQCNWYGTLSGDKTYTELEQANFDWLFGCNPWGTSMVYGLPEWGDTPTDPHSAFTHLKNYPINGGLVDGPVYTNIYKGLIGIKLNEADEYADFQSELAVYHDDYGDYSTNEPTMDGTASLIYLLAAKEAQAKTPTNHSTFYLGANIRRDSTQKKIYLVFTGDEFGDGGEKISQVLDDEGVKASFFLTGRFYRNPSFNGLIKKLKSEGHYLGPHSDQHLLYCDWTKRDSLLLTKAQFEKDLNNNYGAMAGFGINKADAKYFLPPYEWYNETIANWTKEQGLELVNFTPGTRSNADYTYPEMGKSYRSSDEIFKSITFFNESRKNGLNGFILLLHIGTDARRTDKFYNRLAELISYLKNGGYKLDRIDN; this is encoded by the coding sequence ATGCGGCAGCAAAGAAGTGGTTTTAATCCGTACTTAAAAGATAGCTGCCACACGCATGATGGCTTTGTATTGTATGGTGCAAAAGCAGGTATTAAAGACAGTACACATTTTGATGCTTCAGGTGGATGGCATGATGCGAGCGATTACCTGCAATATTCGACCACTACCGCCAATGCCACCTATCATTTACTGATGGCCTACCGTGATTTTCCGCAGGTTTTTGGCGATAAACAACAGGCAAATGGTTTGGCCGGAAAAAATGGCAGGGCCGATATTCTGGATGAAGCAAAATGGGGTTTAGATTGGCTGCTTAAAATGCATCCAAAGAAAAAAATCATGTTTAACCAATTGGCCGATGACCGTGACCACATTAGCATGCGGATACCAAAAGAAGACAGCCAGTATGGCAAAGGATTTGAACGACCGCTTTATTTTATTACGGGTGAACCACAGCAACGTGGCAAATTTATGAACAATACCACCGGAACCAGTTCTACCGCAGCTAAATTTACGAGTGCTTTTAACCTGGGGTCGGTTTTGTTTAAACCCGTTGATCCTAATTACGCTCAATTGCTTGTTAAAAAGGCTAAAACGGCTTACCAGTTTGCTCTACAAAAACCAGGGGTAACGCAAACCGCTTCTGTAAAATCGCCATACATTTATGCAGAAGACAATTGGGTAGATGATATGGAACTGGCCGAAGCTTCATTCAATTTCGGACGTAAAAAAGTTGAACAGAAGAAAATAGACCGGGCTTTACAATATGCCAAACAGGAAAGCATTACCCCCTGGCTACAAAGAGATACGGCAGCACATTATCAATATTATCCATTTATTAACCTGGGCCATTATGAAGTGGCCAGGCAAGAAAAGGGAACAACTGCCATTAACTATTATAAAAAAGGAATTGAGGAGGTGTGGAACAGGGCAAAGAATAATGCCTTTTACCGCGGAATTCCTTTTATTTGGTGCAGCAATAATTTAACCGTTGCTTTTGCCATGCAGTGCAACTGGTACGGTACCTTAAGCGGCGATAAAACCTATACAGAACTGGAGCAGGCAAATTTCGATTGGCTTTTCGGCTGTAATCCATGGGGTACCAGCATGGTTTATGGATTACCCGAATGGGGCGATACACCAACAGATCCACATTCGGCTTTTACCCACTTAAAAAATTACCCCATTAATGGAGGTTTGGTTGATGGCCCGGTTTACACCAATATTTACAAAGGTTTGATCGGCATTAAGCTAAACGAAGCAGATGAATATGCTGATTTTCAGAGCGAGCTGGCTGTTTATCATGATGATTATGGCGATTACAGTACCAATGAACCAACCATGGATGGAACGGCATCGCTCATTTATTTACTGGCGGCGAAAGAGGCGCAAGCTAAAACCCCAACCAACCATAGCACTTTTTACCTGGGCGCCAATATCCGCAGAGATTCTACCCAAAAGAAAATCTACCTGGTTTTTACGGGTGATGAATTTGGAGATGGCGGCGAAAAAATAAGCCAGGTGTTAGACGATGAAGGGGTTAAAGCATCTTTTTTTCTTACCGGAAGATTTTACAGGAACCCGAGCTTTAATGGATTGATCAAAAAACTTAAAAGTGAGGGACATTACCTCGGCCCTCACTCAGATCAGCATTTATTATACTGCGACTGGACTAAACGCGATAGTTTATTGCTCACCAAAGCGCAGTTCGAAAAAGACCTTAACAATAACTACGGTGCAATGGCAGGTTTTGGAATCAATAAGGCAGACGCGAAATATTTCCTTCCTCCCTACGAGTGGTATAATGAAACCATTGCCAATTGGACCAAAGAACAAGGTTTGGAACTGGTCAATTTTACGCCGGGCACAAGATCAAACGCAGATTATACCTACCCGGAAATGGGCAAAAGCTATAGATCTAGCGATGAAATTTTTAAATCGATAACCTTCTTTAACGAAAGCCGTAAAAATGGTTTAAATGGTTTTATCCTGTTGTTGCACATCGGAACAGATGCGAGGAGAACCGATAAATTTTACAACCGCTTGGCAGAATTGATTAGCTATTTAAAAAACGGGGGTTACAAATTGGACAGAATTGATAATTAA
- a CDS encoding HlyD family secretion protein, with the protein MTTEKKKKNIVVPIILGVLLVIGIIFGITEWSYYSKHVDTDDAQIDGDISPVVARVGGYVKDINFEENTHVTEGQILVKLDDNDYKVKLEQAQSGQKGASAGVGVAESQIAATQANTGTAKANVDAAKSNVAAANVKVNLAQKDYNRYENLVKDGSITQQAFDQAKANKESAEAARQSALAAYQAAQDQYNAAVKQVGTTQSQLAVSSNVISQRQSDIDFAKLQLSYTDIKAPATGIVSKKNVQKGQLVQAGQSLFSIVNDESIYVTANFKETQLEKIREGSKVEIEVDAYPDEKIEGEVYNFSPITGAKGSLLPPDNATGNFVKVVQRIPVKIKIHPSKELLAKLRPGMSVKASVSTK; encoded by the coding sequence ATGACAACTGAAAAGAAAAAAAAGAACATAGTAGTACCCATCATTTTAGGTGTTTTACTAGTAATCGGTATAATCTTCGGGATTACCGAATGGAGTTATTATAGCAAACACGTAGATACGGATGATGCTCAGATTGATGGCGATATCAGTCCTGTTGTTGCCCGTGTTGGTGGTTATGTTAAGGATATTAATTTTGAAGAAAATACACATGTAACCGAAGGTCAGATCCTGGTGAAGCTTGATGATAACGATTACAAAGTGAAATTAGAACAAGCGCAATCTGGCCAGAAAGGTGCAAGCGCAGGTGTTGGTGTGGCAGAATCGCAAATTGCGGCTACCCAAGCCAATACTGGTACTGCAAAAGCAAACGTTGATGCAGCAAAATCAAATGTTGCAGCTGCAAACGTTAAAGTAAATTTAGCACAGAAAGATTATAACCGTTACGAAAACCTGGTAAAAGATGGATCGATAACACAACAAGCTTTCGATCAGGCAAAGGCTAATAAAGAATCTGCAGAAGCAGCAAGACAATCTGCTCTGGCAGCATACCAGGCAGCACAAGATCAATACAATGCTGCGGTTAAACAGGTTGGTACCACGCAATCGCAACTGGCAGTAAGCAGTAATGTAATCAGCCAACGCCAAAGTGATATCGATTTTGCTAAACTTCAGTTATCTTATACTGATATCAAAGCACCAGCTACTGGTATTGTTTCTAAAAAGAATGTTCAAAAAGGACAATTGGTTCAGGCAGGTCAGTCTTTATTCTCTATCGTAAACGACGAAAGTATTTATGTAACGGCGAACTTTAAAGAAACCCAGTTAGAGAAAATCAGAGAGGGCTCTAAAGTAGAAATCGAAGTTGATGCTTATCCAGACGAAAAAATTGAAGGTGAAGTGTATAATTTCTCTCCAATTACCGGAGCAAAAGGATCTTTATTGCCTCCTGATAATGCTACCGGTAACTTCGTTAAAGTTGTTCAACGTATTCCGGTAAAAATCAAAATCCATCCATCAAAAGAACTGTTGGCTAAATTACGTCCAGGAATGAGCGTTAAAGCTTCAGTATCTACTAAATAA
- a CDS encoding TolC family protein has translation MIPKSIRLMLAASLIPAALFAQSSKELNINQAIELGIANSKNLKLSQNKIDQAVAKLEVVKDNALPTGNASFMYNHAEIPTSTFSLPGGGSTLQLPKRADAFVGTAAVQELVYGGGKLKYAKESTKLLAEVARLDADKSKEEITYAVINTYYSLYKVLQSRKVVDQNLESIAAQIKQAQRFFEQGIVTKNDVLRFQLQQANVTLTQMDIESNRKVINYNLDILLGLPEDTEVKIVDPTLGLKTPGSLNEYIGQAFANRQELKQLDIQNKVADFNVKTVKANTLPTVGVGANLYYINPSGNFIPPTNQYLMPVTIGATVSWNFGNLWTNKNKVSQAKIEQSEITIQKDILSDQVKTDINKNFQSYQVAMSKIQVLETSIAQATENDKLLASKYKNNVASVTDRIDAETLLYQAKINLEIAKADAGLAYYTLLKSTGKITQ, from the coding sequence ATGATACCCAAATCGATTAGATTAATGCTTGCGGCGTCATTAATTCCGGCAGCTTTGTTTGCACAAAGCAGCAAGGAATTAAATATTAACCAGGCAATAGAACTTGGCATAGCCAATAGTAAAAACTTAAAACTTTCTCAAAACAAAATTGACCAGGCTGTTGCAAAGCTTGAGGTTGTAAAAGACAATGCCTTACCAACCGGAAATGCGAGTTTTATGTACAACCACGCTGAAATTCCAACCAGCACTTTTTCACTGCCTGGGGGAGGATCAACTTTACAGTTACCAAAAAGAGCAGATGCATTTGTAGGTACAGCAGCAGTACAAGAACTGGTATACGGTGGCGGTAAATTAAAGTATGCTAAAGAATCGACCAAATTATTGGCCGAGGTTGCACGTTTAGATGCAGATAAAAGCAAAGAAGAAATTACTTATGCGGTAATCAACACTTATTATTCTTTATACAAGGTTTTACAGAGCAGAAAAGTGGTTGATCAGAATTTAGAATCAATCGCCGCTCAGATTAAACAGGCACAACGTTTCTTCGAACAGGGTATTGTAACCAAAAACGATGTACTGCGTTTCCAATTGCAACAGGCAAATGTTACGTTAACGCAGATGGATATTGAAAGCAACCGCAAAGTAATCAACTATAACTTAGACATCCTTTTGGGTTTACCTGAAGATACAGAAGTTAAAATTGTTGATCCAACGCTTGGCTTAAAAACACCAGGTTCGTTAAACGAATATATCGGTCAGGCTTTCGCTAACCGCCAGGAGCTGAAACAGCTTGATATTCAGAACAAAGTGGCCGATTTTAATGTCAAAACTGTTAAGGCAAATACTTTACCTACCGTTGGCGTTGGTGCTAACCTTTATTACATTAACCCAAGCGGTAACTTTATTCCGCCAACAAACCAGTATTTAATGCCGGTTACAATAGGCGCAACGGTTTCATGGAATTTCGGAAACCTTTGGACCAATAAAAACAAAGTAAGCCAGGCTAAAATTGAACAGAGCGAAATTACCATTCAGAAAGATATTTTATCCGATCAGGTAAAAACCGACATCAACAAAAATTTTCAAAGTTACCAGGTTGCGATGAGCAAAATCCAGGTTTTGGAAACTTCAATTGCACAGGCAACAGAGAACGATAAGTTATTGGCATCAAAATACAAAAACAATGTGGCTTCGGTTACCGACCGCATCGATGCAGAAACTTTATTATATCAGGCAAAAATAAACTTAGAGATAGCGAAGGCAGATGCAGGTTTGGCTTACTATACACTATTAAAATCAACAGGAAAAATAACGCAATAA
- a CDS encoding TetR/AcrR family transcriptional regulator — translation MKTEKVDKKQAILDAAEKLFCETGYEGTSTRQIAKESGANMAMINYYFGSKEGVFVEIMNERIAGFASQLKIINEDKISALEKLHKVIEGYVNRIMNNTAFHKMMHRELSLTQRPEMYDKIKDAMSHNMQLIDRIITDGIEDGTFNKVDVRMVIATIMGTITNIVIAPHKVISCSNFDLNNPKDKKIIKERAIAHLQDLTTVYLTTKR, via the coding sequence ATGAAAACAGAAAAAGTAGATAAAAAACAGGCCATTCTCGACGCAGCTGAAAAGCTGTTTTGCGAAACGGGGTATGAGGGAACTTCTACCCGCCAGATTGCCAAAGAATCTGGAGCGAACATGGCGATGATAAATTATTATTTCGGTTCGAAGGAAGGCGTTTTTGTAGAGATCATGAACGAGCGTATCGCAGGGTTCGCATCTCAGTTAAAAATCATCAATGAAGATAAGATTTCGGCATTGGAAAAATTGCACAAGGTTATAGAAGGCTATGTAAATAGGATTATGAATAACACTGCATTTCATAAAATGATGCACCGCGAACTGTCTTTAACCCAGAGACCCGAAATGTACGATAAGATTAAAGATGCCATGAGTCATAACATGCAACTTATTGATCGCATTATTACCGACGGGATAGAAGACGGCACCTTTAATAAAGTAGATGTGCGGATGGTAATTGCAACCATTATGGGCACCATTACCAATATAGTTATTGCGCCCCACAAAGTAATATCGTGCTCTAATTTCGACCTGAACAACCCGAAAGACAAAAAAATTATTAAAGAGCGGGCGATAGCTCACTTACAAGATCTAACAACAGTTTATTTAACAACAAAAAGATGA